The Acutalibacter muris genomic sequence TTTGTACTCCCCAGGCCGTTCACCCAACTGCCAGCGCCGGGTATCATAGGTGTTGTTGGTTAGCTGAAACTGAAATTCCAGGATAAGTGATTCGTCCAGCGGCCGCCTATCCCTGAATGCGCAAAGGAACAGCTCATACGCCTCTTTCGCGTTGCGGATTTCAAAGAGAGTCCGTAGGTCGCCGGTATAGCCGGTTACGCCGTCATGCTCAAAAATCTCCCGGGTGTCGTGGTAGGTGACACGCTCGTTCTCGATTTTTCCGGAGTGGTACGCAAAGGCGATACTATGGCCGTTCAGAGTTTCGGATAACTCCGCATCGGTCTGGATGTTCTTTTTCTGCCATAACCTGACGGCTTTTTCGTAATTGGACATAGGGGCCTCCTGTAGCGGTTGAAAATACGCTATTTCCCAAACAAGACGCTGTGCGTTCCTGTTCGTGATAATGTCAACACAAGAACATCATTTTCAATACGATATATTATTCCTGAAAAACGACCTAGAAAAAAGCAGTAGAAAGTGGTAAAATAGAGAGTATGGAATACATAGATTTACGAAAACTGAAAAGTGGAGAACTCAAGCAGATACGCCGGCAGGTCGTACGCCTCAAAAAGATGGGGAAAACCGGGAAAGAAATAGAGGAATTAACCGGAGTACGGCAGAGTCGCGCCAGCGAAATATGGACGGCATATAAGCGAGAGGGAGACAAAGCGCTGGAACCGAAGAAACACGGATTCCAGAAGGGGACGCATCTGCTTCTGACACCGGAGGAGCAGGCGGAAATACGGGAAACGATTGTTACCCGCCGCCCAGAGGAATTCGGCATTCCTGGGAGTCTGTGGACGCTGAAGAAAGTGTGTGCATACGTCTGGAAAAGGTATCGGAAAAAGATCTCGGACGGCAGTGTGTCGGATTATATGCGGCGCTGGGGCTTGACGTGCCAGCGTCCGGTCAAGCGTGCCCGGAAACAGAATCCTTCCCGTATCTAAAGGTGGCGGGAGGAAGAATATCCGGCCATCGACCAGCGGGCCAAGGCAGAAAATGCCGTGATTTACTGGGGAGACGAGACTGGAATCGACAACTGCTCGAACTGTGAGCGCGGGTTTGCACCCAAAGGACAGCCTCCTGTTCTGTCGGTGGAAACGAAAAGAGAGAGGCTGAATATGCTTTCCGCCCTGAGCAGGCAGGGGGACGTTCGCTTTATGATGTACGAGGATTCCATGAACCAGCAGCGCCTGATCCAATTTATGGACCGGTTGATTCGGACCTCCAACCAAAAGGTTTTCCTGATTTTGGACAACTTAAAGGTGCACCACGGGAAGAAAGCCGCAGCCTGGCTGGACAAGCATCGGGATAAAATCGAGCTGTTCTTTCTGCCGCCCTATGCTCCCGAGAGCAATCCGGACGAATATCTCAATCACGCGCTGAAACTTTCGGTCCATTCTGGCGACTTACCTCGGACCATATACGATATCCGCCATAAAACTACTTCCTTCATGCGAACATTACAACATTCTCCTGATAAGGTCTCCGCTTTCTTTCAACATAATCAGATTTCCTATATTCTTGTTCGGGGGTAATACCAGGAGCCAGTCCGGCAAGATATGGCATCCCCGGTAGCCAGCCCAGTTTCCGGACAGGCTATGATCCCTGTTTTTCTCAGGTAAATCTTTGCCCATAGACAGAATGGCAACCACTTCCTCCAACAATCTGATATTCAGATTGCGTTTTTGGGCCATTCTATAGTCTTTCCTAAACTGGGTCGTGACCTTGACAAGATACTTTGTTTTTCTCATGAACGCAGATCCGCAAACAATTCATCCAAATCATTATATCCCTTTACGGATGGGTCCTTTGCTATCCTTTCCGCCTCCAGCATGGCCGCAACGGTTTCCTGGGTGGGCTGATTCAGTGAAATATCAAAGGGTATTCTTCCCTCCCGCAGCGACTGCCGGACAAAGATATTAAACGCGGTAGAAAGATTCATGCCAAGCTCCGCAAACAGAGCGTCTGCCTGCGCCTTCAAATCAGCGTCCATGCGGATGCTGATATTTGTTGTTGTGCCCGCCATATGACCATCTCCTCTCGACTTATACACATAGTATATTCCATTTGCACGAAGATTTCAATAGTTTGCACAAATCTCATTAAAAGATTTACCCCGCTATCCTTTGCGCACTCCTCCACCGCATAGCAGCCCTGACAAATCCCTCAGTAAATGCTCTGACATCCTTGGGCACAGAGGTATCGCTGAAACCGTAGAGCTGCCGGATTCTGCCCTCGTCCATGTCGATTTCCGTGGTATATAACGGCTTATCCGGCTGAGGGGTCTGGCGGATAAAAAACACCATCTGCCTGCCGAGAACGTGACGGTCATAATAGCCGACGCTGCCCACGCAATGGTTCAGGCTTATGCCCTCGTTGATGAAGTCATCCCGGGTCTGAGGGTACACAACCTGGTATTTTTCGTTTGCGTACTCCTGTGCCCACCAGTACAGTCCGTCCTGGATGGCAAGGGGCAGCAGGGAGTTTTCCTTTTCTCGCTTTTGCTCCGCAAGCTGGGCCGCCATCAGGTCATGCTGGACTTTCAGGTCGCGGGGCTCCAGAATGGCCTTTTTCTTCATGTTGTATCCTAGCCTCTTGGCCATGTCCAGGTAATCCCGATATATCCCAAGTAAATTCGCAAAGGTCTTCTTGCGTTTCTTTTGGCTCTGCAAATACCGCAGTACCCGTCCCAAACTGTTATACTCCATAATACTTTGCATGGTATTCAAGCTGTAATAATCCAAATTGAGTACGCATAGCTGCCGGAACGCCTCGAAAGGCACCCATTTCTTGGATGCCGCAAGCAGCTTTATCTCACTTTCCATTGCCTGGGTTTCCCTTAAAATGGGGAGGTACTGCTTGCTGACGCCGGTCAGCTCAGAAAAGCCTATAATACCCGGTTTCTGCGATGATAAGTTCGCCGCCAGGACAGGGAGCCCTAGCTTGAACAGGTACTCTGCCTGTGGGATATTTCTCAGATTCTGCAAAAGGTCATAGAACCAGATTGGCCTGCAAAGGCCCTGCAATCCGGCCCGCAAGTCAACATGACAGTATCGTTCACCAAAGATTTCCGGCAGGTTTTCCGTGTAAACATAGGTGGCAGAGAAACACTCCGAGCCGTTCCGAAGCCTGTTCCAGCCGCTGCAGTAGTACGGATATTGTCTCCACCAGTAGGCGTAAGTTTTCTGCCTGCCATTCTTTTCCACAGTGATGTTGAGAAAAAAGTCGGTGTAGTCATACTCCGGTCTCATTTGGAGGGGAGAGATTGCCCGCTGTACATTTGTATACCGCAGGAGCACTTGCCCGTCCACCAGATAGGGAATACAGATTTTTGCTTTGCTGACAAAGGGCTTCTCGGCCCATTCACCCCGGAATCTGACGGGTACGCCGCACTTAGGGCAAATGCCCTCGCTGCCTGGTTTCACAGAGCGGTCGAGGCGGAACCGTCCTCCACAGTGCATGCACCGTCCCCAGCGTCTGCCTTTTTCCAGCTTGGACAGATAAACGATTGACTTGTGGAACACATGATTCTCGCAAAACTCGTCCAAATTGGAAGGGTAGGCTGGGAACATATCCAGATGCCGCTCCATGAGCTGGTATTTTGCCTCCAGAGCCTTTTCCTTTTTCTTCCTGCGCCAGCGTGAGATAAACTTGGCCACGCACTCCTCGACCTGCTCCTGAACGTCCCACGAGAGGGGGGTGATTCCCAAAACATGAGAAATGCTCTCCATGGAAGTGGGTTTTACCCTGACCGGTTGGCAACGGATGTTCTCTGCGATAAAAGGGTCTCTTTTCGTCCAATCTTGGATATTTGACCGCGCCCTCCAGGTGATGAAGTTATTACCATCGGAGAAAAAGCGGAAAATTAGCCGCCGATTCTCATACACATCGACTGCAAGGATGTCCCCACACTTGGGTAGCTGATGGACTGCGGCCCCTGCTGTAAGAGGAATCCTTTTTGTCGGAGCAGGAGCGGGGGAAAGGGGAAGATTCTGCAACTCTTTTTTGATAAGCACAGTGTCACCCCCTCAGAACAGCGAAAGCTGGATAATTTCCGGCTGTGTGGCCTCTTTCTTTTTGGGCGGCACAACCGTTACCTGGGGCTTTGTCTGGGGGTTTGGAGCCGGTTTTGCCTTTGGCGCAGGCTTTTCAGGAAGTTTTGACATCTCCTCCTCGCTAGGAGCAGCGCCGTTTATCTCAATGTTCATGAGAAAGCGCACGTCTGCATTGGGATAATAGGCTCGCACTATGCCCCTGTACACGTCGAAGTCGGAGATGTGGTTGCCAACGCCTTTCATCACCTCGGCACAGCAGTCGGAGAGTGTTCGCTTGGTCTTGTAAACCACCTCGGCAAACTCCGGCGACTCCTCGCAGAAATGGGTGACCTGCGCTGCGACATGGGAGGAAACGCACTTTTCTTTCTGGCCGCCATAAAAGTTTTTCAACTCCTCTGCGATTTTTTCCACGGCCATGGACCGGAGGGTTTCTTTTGAGCCTGCTGGCTCACTTTCGGGCTGGTAGTCTTGGATGGGGATGATATTGCTCTCCGTTTCAACGCATTCAACTTCTGGACTCATTTTGACGCCTCCTGGTTCTTGATTTTCAGGTTTCCTTTTATAACTAGCTTATTCCAGCACAGCCGCTGGCCACAGGAATCATGGTACTTCTGCCGATACATCCCCTCCTTCTTGCCTTTGCGGCGCTGGGTGATGGTGTCCCGGCAGTGGGGGCAGATGTAGTCGATGTACTCCCTGTCCTTTGCAGCACTTACGATAACGGGCTTTTCCTGCATCCTCTGAAGCAGGCGTGATGCCTCATGCAGCATCCGTATGTCGAGGGAAAAGATGTCCTCGGGGTCTTTGCGGTCAACGAAGTCGGTCTTGTCTCTGGCTTGATCCATAAGACTGGCGATGACCGATTTTACCGCAATCGGTTCCGGCTTGACCTTGTTGCGTGCGAACGGTTTTTTCATTGTTAAGTCCTCCTTCGGGGGTATAACCCCGGAATATGATAAAAAGGCACACATGGCTATGCCCTGTATGCCTTTTGTACCCGTTCAGGGGTATGAGATATTTTTACAATTCATTGCTCTGAACACATCTGTCTCTCGTATTCCAGAATCTGCCCCCAGGTCAGCCATTGAGGCTTCTCATTATCAGCAAATTCCAGCCAGCGTTTCTTCATATTTTCAATGTGTGCTTGAGGAGAACCCCACCACAAGTTTCTTGTGTTCCTATTTCCATATCCCAGGTAAAAGTCGCAGTCACATCTTAGTCTGTCCAGCATCATGTACTGAAAGCTCTTTTCGTCATCTTCGGGAGCGCCAACTAGGGTAAACTCCTGATCTATGGGCATATCCGGCTCTCCCTCAAATTCATCATTCACAGATGAGTGGAGCGAAGGGGACCCGGATTCACCACAGCTCACATCTTTCCATAGGTGCTGAAATTGGTCCCTATATACTGGACGGGACCAGAAGTCTTCTCCGATATACGTCAATATCAACGGGTTTTGTGATGAACTCATTTGATGTCCTCTTTTCAAAGATATTTTTGTCAAGGAGCGTTTTAGCTGCGTCATTTTAGAGACACTGATGGTGCTTCCAATCTCCCAATGAGGCTATCTAAATATGGCTCCGTTTACTTGTACAGGAGGTACGCCACCCCCTTACTATGCCGCTCATCAAACCAGCGCCAGATGTCCTCCCGGAGGGTACCGGTAGGGAAGCTCATAAACGCCTCATCCATGCGCTCCGTTACTGGATTCATGGGGATATCCCCAAATTCAGACCACAGCCTTTCAAGCACAGCATCGCGCTCTTTTATGGTTTTCATTTCGGACGATCCACCCTGCTCAGAGCAATAATTGACAGAATCAATATGATTTTGGGGGATGGTCTGGGGGTCGTAGCGACATGAGCCTGTTTCCGAATTGTAGTTACAGTTTCCGGTATGCAGGCACTCGTCACAGA encodes the following:
- a CDS encoding LPD11 domain-containing protein; translated protein: MSSSQNPLILTYIGEDFWSRPVYRDQFQHLWKDVSCGESGSPSLHSSVNDEFEGEPDMPIDQEFTLVGAPEDDEKSFQYMMLDRLRCDCDFYLGYGNRNTRNLWWGSPQAHIENMKKRWLEFADNEKPQWLTWGQILEYERQMCSEQ
- a CDS encoding type II toxin-antitoxin system RelB/DinJ family antitoxin, translating into MAGTTTNISIRMDADLKAQADALFAELGMNLSTAFNIFVRQSLREGRIPFDISLNQPTQETVAAMLEAERIAKDPSVKGYNDLDELFADLRS
- a CDS encoding Cas9 inhibitor AcrIIA9 family protein, with the translated sequence MSPEVECVETESNIIPIQDYQPESEPAGSKETLRSMAVEKIAEELKNFYGGQKEKCVSSHVAAQVTHFCEESPEFAEVVYKTKRTLSDCCAEVMKGVGNHISDFDVYRGIVRAYYPNADVRFLMNIEINGAAPSEEEMSKLPEKPAPKAKPAPNPQTKPQVTVVPPKKKEATQPEIIQLSLF
- a CDS encoding winged helix-turn-helix domain-containing protein; this translates as MEYIDLRKLKSGELKQIRRQVVRLKKMGKTGKEIEELTGVRQSRASEIWTAYKREGDKALEPKKHGFQKGTHLLLTPEEQAEIRETIVTRRPEEFGIPGSLWTLKKVCAYVWKRYRKKISDGSVSDYMRRWGLTCQRPVKRARKQNPSRI
- a CDS encoding type II toxin-antitoxin system YafQ family toxin, with protein sequence MRKTKYLVKVTTQFRKDYRMAQKRNLNIRLLEEVVAILSMGKDLPEKNRDHSLSGNWAGYRGCHILPDWLLVLPPNKNIGNLIMLKESGDLIRRML
- a CDS encoding PcfJ domain-containing protein, producing MGITPLSWDVQEQVEECVAKFISRWRRKKKEKALEAKYQLMERHLDMFPAYPSNLDEFCENHVFHKSIVYLSKLEKGRRWGRCMHCGGRFRLDRSVKPGSEGICPKCGVPVRFRGEWAEKPFVSKAKICIPYLVDGQVLLRYTNVQRAISPLQMRPEYDYTDFFLNITVEKNGRQKTYAYWWRQYPYYCSGWNRLRNGSECFSATYVYTENLPEIFGERYCHVDLRAGLQGLCRPIWFYDLLQNLRNIPQAEYLFKLGLPVLAANLSSQKPGIIGFSELTGVSKQYLPILRETQAMESEIKLLAASKKWVPFEAFRQLCVLNLDYYSLNTMQSIMEYNSLGRVLRYLQSQKKRKKTFANLLGIYRDYLDMAKRLGYNMKKKAILEPRDLKVQHDLMAAQLAEQKREKENSLLPLAIQDGLYWWAQEYANEKYQVVYPQTRDDFINEGISLNHCVGSVGYYDRHVLGRQMVFFIRQTPQPDKPLYTTEIDMDEGRIRQLYGFSDTSVPKDVRAFTEGFVRAAMRWRSAQRIAG